One Maribacter cobaltidurans genomic window carries:
- a CDS encoding DNA polymerase Y family protein, which produces MDKTILHLDLDTFFVSVERRLDSKLLKKPILVGGLSDRGVVAACSYETRGYGVHSGMPMKMAKELCPEAVQIRGNAGTYSQFSDVVTGIIKESVPLFEKSSIDEFYADLTGMDRFFGAYKYASELRHRITKETGLPISFGLSVNKVVSKVATNEAKPNNQLKIDYGLEKPFLAPLSIKKIPMVGDKTYQTLRNLGLRQIRTIQEMPMDIMQRVLGKNGTVIWNRANGIDDTPVIPFCDRKSISTERTFDRDTIDVIKLKGILIAMTENLAYQLRRGEKLTACITVKIRYSDFNTYSKQLRIPYTSADHILIPKILELFRILYNRRLLVRLIGIRFSHLVSGNYQINLFDDTEERLNLYHAMDHIRNRFGEKSIVRASAMGKNTIGRMHNPFDGRPPIVLAHRKQ; this is translated from the coding sequence ATGGACAAGACTATTTTACATTTAGATTTGGATACGTTTTTTGTATCCGTAGAGCGCAGACTGGACAGTAAACTGCTGAAAAAGCCGATTCTCGTGGGCGGGCTGAGCGACCGTGGCGTGGTAGCGGCGTGTAGTTATGAGACCCGTGGATATGGTGTGCATTCCGGGATGCCCATGAAAATGGCCAAGGAACTTTGCCCTGAAGCGGTACAGATTAGGGGAAATGCGGGCACTTATAGTCAATTTTCAGATGTGGTCACCGGTATTATCAAGGAAAGCGTACCCCTTTTTGAAAAGTCCAGCATCGATGAATTTTATGCGGATCTTACAGGGATGGACCGCTTTTTTGGTGCCTATAAATATGCCTCGGAATTGCGGCATAGAATTACCAAAGAAACCGGACTTCCCATTTCCTTTGGCCTATCTGTGAACAAAGTGGTCTCCAAAGTGGCTACCAACGAGGCGAAGCCCAACAATCAATTAAAAATAGATTATGGCCTGGAAAAGCCCTTTTTGGCTCCCCTGTCCATAAAAAAGATTCCCATGGTAGGCGATAAGACCTATCAAACGCTTAGGAATTTAGGTTTACGCCAGATACGCACTATACAGGAAATGCCTATGGATATAATGCAGCGCGTACTAGGTAAAAATGGCACGGTAATTTGGAACAGGGCCAATGGTATAGACGATACCCCTGTCATTCCGTTTTGTGATCGCAAGTCTATCTCTACGGAGCGTACTTTTGATCGGGATACCATAGATGTAATAAAATTAAAGGGGATTCTTATTGCCATGACGGAGAATCTGGCCTATCAGCTTCGTAGGGGAGAAAAATTAACGGCCTGCATTACGGTAAAAATTCGCTATTCGGATTTCAATACCTACTCCAAACAGCTACGGATACCCTATACCAGTGCAGACCATATCTTGATTCCCAAAATCTTGGAACTGTTCCGGATATTGTACAATCGAAGGTTGTTGGTGCGACTGATAGGAATTAGGTTCAGTCATTTGGTATCGGGAAATTATCAGATCAATCTTTTTGACGATACCGAGGAACGGTTGAACCTATATCATGCCATGGACCATATCAGAAATCGTTTTGGGGAAAAAAGTATCGTCAGAGCTTCCGCCATGGGAAAAAATACTATTGGGCGCATGCACAATCCGTTCGATGGTCGGCCACCGATTGTATTGGCGCATCGGAAACAGTAA
- a CDS encoding Gfo/Idh/MocA family protein, which yields MATRRKFLENIAISSIGVSLLSNPTSLLASPKEIYEGPMLRVAIMGLGSYGTRVAEAMQDCKKAKLVGVISGTPSKITDWQSKYGIPKKNCYNYENFDAIKDNDDIDAVYVITPNGLHCEQTIRVARAGKHVICEKPMGINAEEGQKMVDACKAANVKLLIGYRMHFEPKTVHVIQMRKDDKFGQPKFFQGQSGFVIGDPTQWRLDKELAGGGAMMDIGIYSINGARYILGEDPIWVTAQETKTDPVKFKEGVDETIQFQMGFPSGAVANCLSTYNMNNLDRFFMTGSKGWMEMKPSTGYGPIQGRTHKGELTQPHVTHQTLQMDGMAELIFNGKQPIVPVDGEEGVKDMKIIDAIFKAAKTGDKVEINI from the coding sequence ATGGCAACGAGAAGAAAATTTTTGGAAAATATCGCAATTTCATCCATAGGGGTGTCATTATTGAGTAATCCCACGAGTCTTTTGGCCTCGCCAAAGGAAATCTACGAGGGCCCTATGCTAAGGGTGGCCATTATGGGCTTGGGGAGTTACGGCACACGGGTGGCAGAGGCTATGCAAGATTGCAAAAAGGCTAAATTGGTAGGTGTTATTAGCGGCACCCCATCTAAAATTACCGATTGGCAATCCAAATACGGTATTCCTAAAAAGAACTGTTACAATTATGAAAATTTTGATGCCATAAAGGATAATGACGATATAGATGCGGTGTATGTCATTACACCTAACGGTCTACATTGCGAACAGACGATTCGAGTTGCAAGAGCCGGTAAACATGTCATTTGTGAAAAACCTATGGGAATCAATGCCGAGGAAGGTCAGAAAATGGTGGATGCCTGCAAGGCGGCGAACGTTAAGTTATTGATCGGTTATCGGATGCATTTTGAGCCTAAAACGGTACATGTTATCCAAATGCGCAAGGATGACAAATTTGGTCAGCCCAAGTTTTTTCAAGGTCAGTCCGGATTTGTAATCGGAGACCCAACGCAATGGAGATTAGATAAGGAACTTGCCGGTGGCGGTGCGATGATGGATATTGGAATTTACTCTATTAATGGTGCAAGATATATCCTAGGTGAAGATCCAATATGGGTGACCGCACAAGAAACCAAAACTGACCCTGTTAAATTTAAGGAAGGAGTGGACGAGACCATACAATTTCAGATGGGTTTTCCCAGTGGTGCCGTGGCCAATTGTCTATCTACCTATAATATGAATAATCTGGACCGTTTCTTTATGACCGGCTCCAAAGGATGGATGGAGATGAAACCATCCACTGGGTATGGGCCCATCCAAGGGCGTACCCATAAGGGAGAATTGACTCAACCTCATGTAACACACCAAACCTTACAAATGGACGGGATGGCGGAACTGATTTTCAATGGAAAACAACCTATTGTACCGGTGGACGGTGAGGAAGGAGTTAAGGATATGAAAATCATCGATGCCATTTTCAAAGCGGCAAAGACTGGTGATAAGGTTGAAATCAATATTTAA
- a CDS encoding 3-keto-disaccharide hydrolase: protein MMKPIAFLCKGLLLTAFICFTSCKDNKKEVEKTISEQPKDQWISIFNGENLNGWTMKINGYPLGENFGNTFRVEDSILKIRYDGYGPEFGERFGALFYDEELSNYRLKVEYRFVGETAPGAPEWGYKDSGVQIHTQPPNTVQLNQGFPICLEYNLHGGNGTEDRPLGAICGIGMKIEIDGVRSDLFCNPAKVPKTFHGDQWVTAEIDVRDGKMKHFVNGEEIMSYANPVYDPENEFAQTFIKEGDSTVKSGYISLQSNSHPIDFRKIELLPYN, encoded by the coding sequence ATGATGAAACCTATCGCGTTTCTTTGCAAAGGTCTTTTGCTTACCGCTTTTATCTGTTTCACCAGTTGTAAGGACAATAAAAAAGAGGTTGAAAAAACTATCTCGGAACAACCCAAAGACCAATGGATATCTATTTTCAATGGTGAAAATCTTAACGGTTGGACCATGAAGATAAACGGATACCCGTTAGGGGAGAATTTTGGAAACACCTTTAGGGTAGAAGACAGCATCTTAAAAATACGTTATGACGGATACGGACCCGAATTTGGCGAGCGCTTCGGCGCACTTTTCTATGATGAGGAACTGTCCAATTATAGATTAAAAGTAGAGTATCGATTTGTGGGCGAAACCGCTCCCGGTGCTCCCGAGTGGGGCTATAAGGACAGCGGGGTACAGATACATACCCAACCGCCCAATACCGTACAATTGAACCAAGGCTTCCCCATTTGCCTAGAATACAATCTACATGGTGGCAATGGAACCGAGGACAGACCATTGGGCGCTATTTGCGGTATTGGAATGAAGATAGAAATAGACGGGGTGCGAAGCGACCTGTTCTGCAATCCGGCCAAAGTCCCCAAAACGTTTCATGGTGACCAATGGGTTACCGCTGAGATCGATGTACGGGACGGAAAAATGAAGCATTTTGTAAACGGGGAAGAAATCATGAGCTACGCCAATCCCGTGTACGACCCGGAAAATGAATTTGCCCAGACCTTTATCAAGGAGGGTGATTCCACGGTAAAAAGCGGATATATTTCCCTGCAGTCCAACAGCCATCCCATTGATTTTAGGAAAATAGAATTATTACCCTATAACTAG
- a CDS encoding TolB family protein, whose translation MKENLNLWANFKSRLFHKNWIPLFAILVCNALYSQIEKDSVEIIRLLEKEGLTWRLGNKEKHAECWEATPNGIMAMSTADGNLINIPIEMVINPSPNMIGNGGFAFHFNHKMHIGEHTAWVGHDEVSVDTQGKETLSYEVRFLEKFNDDWKLVGQSMHFYNHPPENKIDTTSYIQTVDIETGRIETVLRINEHFEAPNWHPDGYLIVNSKGKLYTLDLKTKELDLLDTGFADQCNNDHGISPDNKWLAISHNDKDNPSSKSGKSAIFIMPIKGGKPKRITANVPSYWHGWSPNGNTLAYCAERNGNYDVYTIGVNGGKEKRLTTTEGLDDGPEYSPDGKYICFNSYRTGHMQIWRMNANGKRPEQLTFDENSNWFPHPSPDGKWIVYIAYTSDQKQSHLFGKQVKLRLMDVETKEIRDITPVFFGGQGTINVPSWSPDSKKLAFVSYSVN comes from the coding sequence ATGAAAGAAAACCTGAATCTTTGGGCTAATTTCAAATCAAGGCTATTTCATAAAAATTGGATACCCCTTTTTGCTATCCTTGTTTGTAACGCATTGTATTCCCAAATAGAAAAAGATTCCGTAGAAATTATTAGGCTATTGGAAAAGGAGGGACTCACTTGGCGTCTTGGCAATAAAGAAAAGCATGCCGAATGCTGGGAAGCTACCCCAAATGGTATCATGGCCATGTCAACAGCGGACGGCAATTTAATAAACATTCCTATTGAGATGGTGATAAATCCTTCGCCCAATATGATTGGAAACGGTGGATTTGCCTTTCATTTCAATCATAAAATGCATATCGGTGAACATACGGCATGGGTTGGCCATGACGAGGTTTCGGTTGATACGCAAGGTAAGGAGACGCTTTCCTATGAGGTACGTTTTTTGGAAAAATTCAATGATGATTGGAAGCTCGTTGGCCAGTCCATGCATTTTTATAACCATCCACCTGAAAATAAGATAGACACCACCAGTTACATCCAAACCGTTGATATAGAAACTGGCCGAATTGAGACAGTACTGCGTATTAATGAACATTTTGAAGCACCCAACTGGCATCCGGACGGTTATTTGATCGTGAACAGTAAAGGCAAATTATATACCTTGGATCTTAAAACGAAAGAATTAGACCTTCTAGATACCGGTTTTGCCGATCAGTGTAACAATGACCATGGCATTTCTCCAGATAATAAGTGGTTGGCAATAAGCCACAACGATAAAGACAACCCATCCTCCAAATCTGGTAAATCGGCCATTTTCATTATGCCCATTAAGGGTGGAAAACCAAAGCGTATAACCGCTAACGTACCATCATATTGGCATGGCTGGTCCCCCAACGGCAACACCTTGGCTTACTGTGCCGAACGTAACGGCAACTATGACGTGTATACCATAGGGGTCAATGGCGGAAAGGAAAAAAGACTAACCACTACAGAGGGATTGGACGATGGTCCGGAGTATTCCCCGGATGGAAAGTACATATGCTTTAATTCCTACAGAACAGGCCACATGCAAATTTGGAGGATGAATGCAAATGGTAAAAGACCTGAACAGCTGACTTTTGACGAAAACTCCAATTGGTTCCCACACCCCTCACCTGATGGAAAATGGATTGTTTATATCGCCTATACCTCTGACCAAAAACAAAGTCACCTGTTTGGAAAACAGGTCAAACTCAGACTTATGGACGTGGAAACCAAGGAAATTCGTGATATTACCCCAGTTTTCTTTGGGGGTCAAGGAACCATAAACGTACCCTCTTGGAGCCCGGACAGCAAAAAATTGGCCTTTGTAAGTTATTCGGTCAATTAA
- a CDS encoding 2-hydroxyacid dehydrogenase yields the protein MKVLVSLNFPPLCIEMLKKEGLDVTVWTNDIPMTREQLIQATQEHDILLSSSIYALDADFLERNKHLKLISQFAVGYNNIDLKKAAELGIPVTNTPNAMTDATADIAFGLMLAVSRKMFYMHKTIISGNWGHFRPQANLGMELKGKTVGIFGMGRIGSEFAKRCRGAYDMKVIYHNRTPNPEMEKELNASYVSFEELLKQSDVLSVHAGLSNETKGLFNADAFSKMKPSAIFINTARGGIHNEKSLIEALQSHLIWGAGLDVTNPEPMKKDNPLLNMENVAVTPHIGSATVEARNEMSRLAALNIIQFSKGEPLTNLVR from the coding sequence ATGAAGGTATTGGTTTCCTTGAACTTCCCCCCCTTATGTATAGAAATGCTTAAAAAAGAAGGGTTGGATGTTACTGTTTGGACGAATGATATCCCCATGACCAGGGAACAGCTCATCCAAGCCACCCAGGAACACGATATACTATTATCCTCTAGTATTTATGCGTTGGATGCCGATTTTCTAGAACGGAATAAACATCTGAAGCTTATTTCCCAATTTGCCGTAGGTTATAACAATATCGATTTGAAAAAAGCGGCAGAGCTTGGTATTCCGGTTACCAATACCCCAAATGCCATGACCGATGCTACCGCCGATATCGCTTTTGGACTGATGTTGGCCGTCTCCAGAAAAATGTTCTACATGCATAAGACCATCATATCCGGAAATTGGGGACATTTTAGGCCACAAGCCAATTTAGGCATGGAGCTCAAGGGAAAAACTGTAGGCATTTTTGGAATGGGACGAATAGGAAGCGAATTCGCCAAACGTTGCCGCGGGGCCTATGACATGAAAGTCATTTATCATAACAGGACACCCAACCCAGAGATGGAAAAAGAGCTGAATGCCAGCTACGTATCCTTTGAGGAATTATTGAAGCAAAGCGATGTACTATCCGTTCATGCCGGGCTTTCAAATGAAACAAAGGGATTGTTCAATGCCGATGCCTTTTCCAAAATGAAACCTTCGGCCATTTTTATAAATACTGCCAGAGGAGGGATCCACAATGAGAAAAGCCTCATCGAGGCTTTACAAAGCCATCTCATTTGGGGTGCGGGTCTGGATGTTACCAATCCCGAGCCCATGAAAAAGGACAATCCCTTGCTAAATATGGAAAACGTTGCGGTAACCCCACACATAGGTTCCGCAACCGTTGAAGCTCGCAACGAAATGTCCAGATTGGCAGCTTTGAACATCATTCAATTTTCAAAAGGGGAGCCATTGACAAACTTGGTTCGCTAA